A genomic segment from Sparus aurata chromosome 10, fSpaAur1.1, whole genome shotgun sequence encodes:
- the leap2 gene encoding liver-expressed antimicrobial peptide 2, giving the protein MQEKVLFTQRRAAAAVCIVLLVLAQQVCAGPLVRSSPDQSPDSSGVHTPRRIARMTPLWRIMNSKPFGAYCQNNYECSTGICRAGYCSTSHRAASETVNY; this is encoded by the exons ATGCAGGAGAAAGTCTTGTTCACccagaggagagcagcagcagctgtgtgcattgtgctgctggtgctggctCAGCAG GTCTGCGCAGGTCCGTTGGTCCGGTCCAGCCCTGACCAGAGTCCAGATTCAAGCGGGGTCCACACACCGAGGAGGATAGCTCGGATGACTCCACTGTGGAGGATCATGAACAGTAAACCATTTGGAGCTTACTGCCAGAACAACTATGAATGCTCCACAGGAATCTGCAG GGCGGGATACTGCTCCACCAGCCACCGAGCCGCCTCAGAGACCGTCAACTACTAG
- the bmp15 gene encoding bone morphogenetic protein 15, which produces MRATRSGHSLLRVFVLSSFVFLLWSTCTGAVAGHKMAAHQPTMLKRSRRSHQGAKHKGAHHRPLTDEQKADQNLQFMLSLYRSAAEPDGRPKQHRKFGSNTVRLLRPSASSVHYLPASTDHHYSFTVQYNIDTLPSEHLIRASFIHLRSTTQDLEPPRCRAQITPLGKESLVTLEPHERWTETDITAHVQQGKNQSVGGHLTLTAQYWCTEPVYAKDNSSLLWWWTRGKKKWRGEPHLEVPSLLLYLEEEREVKDLMGDLLGESIIRRIGQWHPSIHRHRRSKDVSSSEPKDESLDVLKNAPTSSTSSSFSTSSAASIVSDIPDYKRKTGVPKNRCKLHSFRLSFDELGWGHYFIAPPVYNPRFCRGNCPRVLHYGYHSPNHAIIQTVINDLGVGDVPPPSCVPYKYMPMSVLVVHKKKVEYRELPDMVAESCTCR; this is translated from the exons atgaggGCGACCCGCAGCGGACACAGCCTCCTGCGTGTCTTCGTCCTGTCCTCCTTCGTCTTCCTGCTGTGGTCCACCTGCACCGGAGCTGTGGCCGGGCACAAAATGGCCGCTCACCAGCCCACCATGTTGAAGCGCAGCCGCCGGAGTCACCAGGGCGCGAAGCACAAAGGCGCTCACCACCGGCCGCTGACGGACGAGCAGAAAGCGGACCAGAACCTGCAGTTCATGCTGAGTTTGTACCGGAGCGCCGCCGAACCGGACGGCAGGCCCAAACAGCACCGGAAGTTCGGTTCCAACACGGTGCGCCTGCTGAGACCCTCGGCCTCCTCGGTGCACTACCTGCCAGCCTCGACAG ACCACCACTACAGCTTCACAGTACAGTACAACATCGACACTCTCCCCTCAGAGCATCTGATCAGAGCCTCATTCATCCACCTCCGCTCCACCACCCAGGACCTCGAGCCGCCTCGCTGCAGGGCTCAGATCACCCCACTTGGCAAAGAGAGTCTGGTCACCCTGGAGCCCCATGAGCGATGGACGGAGACGGACATCACCGCTCACGTCCAGCAGGGGAAGAACCAGAGCGTGGGGGGACACTTGACACTCACGGCCCAGTACTGGTGCACAGAGCCTGTGTATGCCAAAGACAACAGCAGCCTCTTGTGGTGGTGGActcgagggaaaaaaaaatggagaggGGAACCACATCTGGAAGTCCCGTCTCTTCTTTTATACCtggaggaggaaagggaggTGAAGGACTTGATGGGGGACTTGCTGGGAGAAAGCATCATTAGGCGAATAGGGCAGTGGCATCCCTCGATTCACCGCCACCGCCGCTCCAAAGACGTTTCAAGCTCTGAGCCCAAAGATGAATCACTGGATGTTCTGAAAAACGCCCCtacttcctccacctcttcctccttttccaccTCCTCCGCTGCCTCCATTGTCTCTGACATCCCTGACTACAAACGCAAAACTGGCGTGCCCAAGAACCGCTGCAAGCTCCACTCCTTCCGGCTGTCCTTCGACGAGCTCGGCTGGGGTCACTACTTCATCGCTCCGCCGGTGTACAACCCACGATTCTGCAGGGGCAACTGCCCGCGGGTGCTCCACTACGGCTACCATTCCCCCAACCACGCCATCATCCAGACGGTCATCAACGACCTGGGCGTCGGGGACGTCCCCCCTCCATCATGCGTGCCTTACAAGTACATGCCCATGAGCGTGCTGGTCGTACACAAGAAGAAGGTGGAGTACAGGGAGCTGCCGGACATGGTGGCCGAGTCGTGCACGTGTCGCTAA